CGACCTCGGAACGCACCGCGCGGGCTGCGCGGGCGCACGGCATTCCGCTGTTCGATCTCGATGCCGTGGCGCCGCTCGATCTCACCATCGACGGCACCGACGAGGCCGACCGAGCGCTCGACCTCGTCAAGGGCGCCGGCGGCGCCTTGCTGCGCGAGAAGATCGTTGCCGCCTCCTCCAAGCGCATGGTGGTGATCGCCGATGCCTCGAAGCTGGTGCAGCGCCTCGGCCGGTTTCCCTTGCCGATCGAGGTGGTCTCCTTCGGCCATGGCACGACGGCAAGCCGGATCGCCGGCGCCGTTGCGGCGCTCGGCTATGGCAAGGTGCCGATCGTGCTGCGCGAGAAGAATGGCGCCCCGGTCAGGACCGACACCGGCAATCAGATCTATGATTGCCACTTCGGCGCGATCGCCGACGCGCCGGCGCTGGCGAGCCGGCTATCCCAGATCCCCGGCGTGGTCGAGCATGGCCTGTTCATCGGCATCGCCACCACCTTGCTGATCGCCGGCCCGGGCGGCGTCGAGACCATCGAGCGCCGATAGTTCGTCACTGCATAATTGAGACCC
This portion of the Pseudomonadota bacterium genome encodes:
- the rpiA gene encoding ribose-5-phosphate isomerase RpiA, whose product is MTAPDNAQLKREAAVSALDYVEDGMKLGLGTGSTADLFIELIARRILQGLRIQAVPTSERTARAARAHGIPLFDLDAVAPLDLTIDGTDEADRALDLVKGAGGALLREKIVAASSKRMVVIADASKLVQRLGRFPLPIEVVSFGHGTTASRIAGAVAALGYGKVPIVLREKNGAPVRTDTGNQIYDCHFGAIADAPALASRLSQIPGVVEHGLFIGIATTLLIAGPGGVETIERR